A region of Nostoc sp. 'Peltigera membranacea cyanobiont' N6 DNA encodes the following proteins:
- a CDS encoding PAS domain-containing hybrid sensor histidine kinase/response regulator, whose product MTKENFKQAIFEAHQRLEKLLQLASLAIEQSIESDYPIELLQQAIAEISISLEELHQQNEELIATRHLVEAERQRYYDLFNFAPDGYLVTDGAGIIQEANHAAANLLNVRQSYLIGKPMSVFVHQTERQKFRQIMLQLQQQGQVKREELRIYHNEGSLDFPAELTAIAVEDNQGKTGNLRWLFRDISDRHQTQQKIREQAALLDITTDAMIVQDLHNQILFWNQGAEKMYGWQVQEAEGNNAWELLSQKTSPLLSEALKTVLERGMWQGELRKFAKNGEELIIASRWTLMLDAASLPKSILILDTDITEKKQLETQLLRSQRLESLGILASGIAHDLNNILTPMMGISQLLPLKYPHLDDISLQMLNILESNAKRGSDLVRQILSFTRGSEKQTTIVQVSQVIEDIKQIVQQTFPKFIDINVDITPDIGIVFGDSTELHQVLMNLAINARDAMPNGGQLCISATKVFIDEKYARMHIGATVNSYVKITVTDTGVGINSEIIDRIFDPFFTTKGVGKGTGLGLSILMGIVNSYGGFVEVASQVGIGTKFQVYLPNQEGSTSQVVDEVKLSTGQGELILVVDDEVAITEITKTTLEIYNYRVLTAQNGIEALALYTQHQDEIRLVLMDIMMPSISGKTAIRTLQTINSQVPIIAMSGLATAEALVQTTGVAIQGFLGKPFSTKQLLNFVQKIFS is encoded by the coding sequence ATGACAAAAGAAAATTTTAAACAAGCAATTTTCGAGGCGCATCAGCGACTAGAAAAACTCTTGCAGCTTGCAAGCCTTGCGATAGAGCAATCCATAGAGTCGGACTATCCTATAGAGCTTTTGCAACAAGCGATCGCCGAAATCTCTATTTCTCTGGAAGAGTTACACCAACAAAATGAGGAATTGATTGCTACACGCCATTTGGTAGAAGCCGAACGCCAACGTTATTACGATTTATTTAACTTTGCTCCAGATGGTTACTTGGTTACAGATGGTGCTGGAATTATCCAGGAAGCTAACCATGCTGCCGCTAACTTATTGAATGTGCGCCAGTCTTACCTGATTGGTAAACCAATGTCTGTGTTTGTGCATCAGACAGAACGGCAGAAATTTCGTCAAATCATGCTGCAATTGCAACAGCAGGGGCAAGTTAAAAGAGAAGAGTTGCGGATTTATCATAATGAAGGAAGTCTGGATTTTCCGGCAGAATTAACTGCGATCGCTGTGGAAGACAATCAGGGTAAAACCGGAAACTTGCGCTGGCTATTCAGAGACATTAGCGATCGCCACCAAACACAACAGAAAATCCGCGAACAAGCTGCCCTACTAGACATCACAACAGACGCAATGATCGTCCAGGATTTGCATAACCAAATCTTATTCTGGAACCAAGGCGCAGAGAAGATGTACGGCTGGCAAGTTCAGGAAGCTGAAGGAAACAACGCCTGGGAACTTTTATCTCAAAAAACCTCACCTCTCCTCTCAGAGGCTCTAAAAACTGTTCTTGAGCGGGGAATGTGGCAGGGAGAATTGCGTAAATTCGCAAAAAATGGTGAAGAACTAATCATTGCTAGCCGATGGACGTTAATGCTTGATGCCGCAAGTTTGCCTAAATCAATCCTGATTCTTGACACCGATATCACCGAGAAAAAACAACTCGAAACCCAGTTATTGCGTAGTCAACGTTTAGAAAGCTTAGGCATTCTCGCCAGTGGTATTGCTCACGACCTCAACAATATTCTCACCCCAATGATGGGAATTTCTCAACTGCTGCCCCTAAAATATCCCCATCTTGATGATATTTCGTTGCAAATGCTGAATATCCTCGAAAGCAATGCCAAACGCGGTAGCGATCTGGTGCGGCAAATTTTGTCATTTACCCGTGGTTCTGAAAAACAAACCACAATCGTGCAAGTATCGCAAGTAATAGAAGACATCAAGCAGATAGTCCAACAGACATTTCCCAAATTCATCGACATCAACGTAGACATAACACCAGATATCGGCATTGTTTTTGGAGACAGTACCGAACTGCATCAGGTGTTGATGAACTTAGCAATCAATGCTCGTGATGCCATGCCCAATGGCGGTCAACTCTGTATTTCTGCCACCAAGGTATTCATCGATGAAAAATATGCCAGGATGCACATAGGGGCAACAGTTAATTCTTATGTGAAAATTACGGTTACTGATACTGGAGTTGGCATTAACTCAGAAATTATCGATCGGATTTTCGATCCCTTTTTCACCACCAAAGGAGTGGGTAAGGGGACAGGACTGGGTTTATCTATATTAATGGGGATCGTCAACAGCTACGGCGGTTTTGTGGAAGTAGCCAGTCAGGTAGGAATTGGGACTAAATTTCAAGTATATTTACCAAATCAAGAAGGCAGTACTTCTCAAGTAGTAGATGAGGTAAAACTGTCAACAGGTCAGGGAGAATTGATTTTAGTTGTTGATGATGAAGTAGCCATCACTGAGATTACCAAAACTACACTAGAAATCTATAACTATAGGGTATTGACCGCCCAAAATGGGATTGAGGCCCTGGCCCTCTACACCCAGCATCAAGATGAAATTAGGCTGGTGCTGATGGATATAATGATGCCATCAATAAGTGGGAAAACAGCCATCCGCACCTTGCAAACCATCAACTCGCAAGTGCCAATTATTGCCATGAGTGGATTAGCTACGGCTGAGGCATTAGTACAAACTACAGGTGTTGCTATCCAAGGTTTTTTAGGAAAACCTTTCAGTACCAAGCAATTATTGAACTTTGTTCAAAAAATATTCAGTTAA
- a CDS encoding tRNA-(ms[2]io[6]A)-hydroxylase, whose translation MLTQLPTINVLKQPTSSAWVEQAIANLDIILLDHSHCERKAAGVALNMMFRYPSNTKMVRELTAIAREELEHFELVNQWLERRNIPLAPLQPPPYGAGLRATVRPKEPERFLDSLLVTGLIEARSHERLGLLAAHCPEPELAKFYRGLMASEARHYGIYWVLAATYFDREIVMQRLDELAIVESELLATLHPEPRIHS comes from the coding sequence GTGCTTACTCAATTACCGACAATCAACGTCCTGAAACAACCCACTAGCTCTGCTTGGGTTGAACAAGCGATCGCTAACTTAGATATCATCTTACTCGACCACTCCCACTGTGAACGCAAAGCAGCAGGTGTAGCCTTGAATATGATGTTTCGTTACCCTTCTAATACTAAAATGGTTCGGGAATTAACTGCGATCGCCCGTGAAGAACTAGAACACTTTGAGCTAGTTAACCAATGGCTAGAACGCCGGAATATTCCCTTAGCTCCCTTACAACCGCCTCCTTATGGCGCAGGTTTAAGAGCTACAGTCCGCCCCAAAGAACCTGAGCGATTTCTGGATTCCTTACTAGTCACTGGTTTAATTGAAGCTCGCTCTCACGAACGCCTGGGACTGTTAGCTGCTCACTGTCCAGAGCCAGAGTTAGCAAAATTTTATCGGGGGTTAATGGCATCCGAAGCGCGTCATTACGGCATATACTGGGTATTAGCTGCTACTTACTTCGACAGAGAAATAGTCATGCAACGGCTTGATGAATTAGCAATTGTCGAAAGCGAGTTGCTGGCGACTTTGCATCCAGAACCTAGAATTCACAGTTAG
- a CDS encoding VOC family protein, with protein sequence MKLQLTHLRLLVSNYKDSFLFYRDLLKFDVDWGDEDSGYAEFNTGYLKLGLFKKELMAEVVPRIEQPSYIVSRDKTVLIFAVDNVDEVYEQVKNHNAIVVTEPQDRPDWGIRTAHFRDPDGNLIEIYNNLGIVS encoded by the coding sequence ATGAAGCTTCAGCTAACACACCTGAGACTACTTGTCTCCAACTACAAAGATTCTTTTCTGTTCTACCGGGATCTGCTGAAATTTGATGTCGATTGGGGCGATGAAGATAGCGGATATGCTGAGTTTAATACTGGATATCTCAAGCTAGGTTTGTTCAAAAAAGAATTGATGGCTGAAGTAGTCCCAAGAATCGAACAGCCTTCATACATTGTCAGTCGAGATAAAACAGTCTTGATTTTCGCAGTCGATAACGTGGATGAGGTTTATGAGCAAGTCAAAAATCATAATGCGATCGTTGTCACTGAACCACAAGATCGCCCAGACTGGGGAATTCGCACGGCTCATTTTCGCGATCCCGATGGCAATCTCATCGAAATCTACAACAATCTAGGAATTGTTAGTTAA
- a CDS encoding PEP-CTERM sorting domain-containing protein: MKSIRNQIKATVAVVAFSSMASLINAPNADAASFELDWRGDKGYSAKGQFSYDDNLLGSIVTKEQLTNFGISFFNPQGTLLQTFNYDFPQSDSSFNFNFDPVTKTVLQTGSFDATNGFDLGIDFATDVTGLDFYTYLNAEQGLPTAKIFLKDDLSPEVCNTYPDCRLDLGGKLTATAIPEPGAIFGLLVLGLMNRVVKKKPAST; the protein is encoded by the coding sequence ATGAAAAGCATTCGTAACCAAATAAAAGCTACTGTAGCTGTTGTTGCTTTTAGCTCTATGGCTAGTTTAATTAATGCTCCCAATGCTGATGCTGCTTCTTTTGAGCTTGATTGGCGAGGAGATAAAGGTTATTCAGCTAAAGGGCAGTTCAGCTATGATGATAATTTACTGGGAAGCATTGTTACCAAGGAGCAACTGACTAATTTTGGTATTTCTTTCTTCAACCCACAGGGAACTTTATTACAAACTTTTAACTACGATTTTCCGCAATCGGATAGTAGTTTTAATTTCAACTTCGATCCAGTCACAAAGACTGTTTTACAAACTGGTAGCTTTGACGCAACTAATGGTTTTGATTTAGGAATTGACTTTGCAACAGATGTGACAGGTTTAGATTTTTATACTTATCTAAATGCCGAACAAGGATTACCAACGGCTAAGATATTCTTGAAGGATGACCTTTCACCAGAAGTATGCAATACATACCCCGATTGTAGGTTGGATCTTGGAGGTAAGTTGACTGCAACTGCTATTCCTGAACCTGGCGCAATTTTTGGTTTGCTGGTTCTTGGTTTAATGAATAGAGTCGTGAAGAAAAAGCCAGCATCTACATAA
- a CDS encoding alkaline phosphatase PhoX: protein MSVDWVNIPDPNPTTTDNVRLQGFDLGAAQFSRGEGIYYEDNKGKKGNNGKGEFYFTATDGGPVGGGQVWRYIPSEETIELFVESQSKNELDMPDNIVVAPFGDLILCEDGDGENFLRGVTPDGELYNFARNALNDSEFAGACFSPDGHTLFVNIQTPGITLAIWGPWNSNRG from the coding sequence TTGTCTGTAGATTGGGTGAATATTCCTGACCCCAACCCAACAACTACAGATAATGTCAGATTGCAAGGCTTCGACTTAGGTGCAGCCCAGTTTAGCCGTGGGGAAGGCATCTATTATGAGGATAACAAGGGTAAGAAAGGCAACAATGGCAAAGGTGAATTTTATTTTACCGCTACAGATGGTGGCCCTGTAGGTGGTGGTCAGGTCTGGCGCTACATTCCAAGTGAAGAGACAATTGAATTGTTTGTCGAGTCTCAATCTAAAAATGAACTCGACATGCCCGATAACATAGTTGTGGCCCCTTTTGGCGATCTGATTCTCTGCGAAGATGGGGATGGTGAAAATTTCTTAAGAGGTGTGACTCCTGACGGCGAACTTTATAATTTCGCACGTAACGCTTTAAATGATAGTGAGTTTGCTGGAGCCTGCTTCTCTCCTGATGGTCACACTTTGTTCGTTAACATTCAAACCCCTGGTATTACTTTAGCTATTTGGGGCCCTTGGAATAGTAATAGAGGCTGA
- a CDS encoding GNAT family N-acetyltransferase produces MKNYYQDFIIRDWVASDRTRAAEVISYVLSEYGLAWEPKGADRDVLRVEEFYLATGGEFWVIEHQSQLVGTGAYYPIHRGKKAVEIRKMYLLPSIRGLGLGKYLLQQLEAAIAERGFGQIWIETASVLVEAVKLYESNGYTPATGVETTRCDRVYFKSLVNGH; encoded by the coding sequence ATGAAAAACTATTATCAAGATTTTATAATTCGTGATTGGGTCGCAAGCGATCGCACAAGAGCCGCCGAAGTCATCAGTTATGTATTATCAGAATACGGTCTGGCTTGGGAACCAAAGGGCGCTGACCGAGATGTGCTGCGAGTAGAGGAATTTTATTTAGCTACTGGGGGAGAGTTTTGGGTAATTGAACACCAAAGCCAGTTAGTCGGTACTGGGGCATACTACCCCATACACCGAGGCAAAAAAGCTGTAGAAATCCGCAAAATGTATCTTTTGCCAAGTATTAGGGGTTTGGGATTAGGGAAATATTTGTTACAACAGCTAGAAGCCGCGATCGCAGAGCGGGGATTTGGGCAAATTTGGATTGAAACCGCCAGCGTTTTGGTGGAAGCAGTCAAGCTGTATGAAAGCAACGGCTACACTCCAGCAACGGGAGTAGAAACAACACGCTGCGATCGCGTGTATTTTAAGTCATTGGTCAATGGTCATTAG
- a CDS encoding ComF family protein, with amino-acid sequence MHTWIKNLTGLLNLFLQSHCPLCQRATSQEFCQNCTRQLQKCQRKDPISLWKEPIPVFGWGEYGGPVKRAIAAMKYENQPQIARPLGQWLGEAWLLNSPRGDSQPVVVPIPMHPSKQKQRKYNQAALIAQSFCEVTGLKLKLNGLARVRETEAQFGLSVSKREKNLAQAFAVGQEFRDRPPNVPVLLVDDIYTTGATARSAVQALRQYGIVVLGLVAVATAVKDG; translated from the coding sequence ATGCACACTTGGATTAAAAATCTTACAGGCTTACTCAATCTTTTTCTCCAATCCCATTGCCCCCTATGTCAACGCGCAACTTCGCAAGAATTTTGTCAGAACTGCACCAGACAACTGCAAAAATGTCAACGGAAAGACCCAATTTCTCTATGGAAAGAGCCAATACCAGTATTTGGCTGGGGGGAGTATGGTGGCCCGGTGAAACGAGCGATCGCAGCGATGAAATACGAAAATCAACCCCAAATAGCTCGTCCTCTGGGTCAATGGTTAGGAGAAGCATGGTTGTTAAATTCACCAAGGGGAGATAGCCAGCCTGTGGTAGTTCCCATTCCAATGCACCCTAGCAAGCAAAAACAACGTAAATACAATCAAGCTGCACTAATAGCACAAAGCTTCTGCGAAGTAACTGGATTAAAATTGAAACTAAACGGTTTAGCCAGAGTGCGAGAAACTGAAGCGCAATTTGGTTTATCGGTATCTAAACGAGAAAAAAACCTGGCTCAAGCTTTTGCTGTTGGGCAAGAATTTCGCGATCGCCCCCCAAATGTTCCAGTACTGTTAGTGGACGACATTTATACTACTGGTGCTACTGCCAGGTCTGCTGTACAAGCACTTCGTCAGTATGGAATAGTGGTCTTAGGATTAGTAGCAGTAGCCACTGCTGTCAAAGACGGATAA
- a CDS encoding PPC domain-containing protein, with the protein MNKVFAAGLKQLMIIPATLLAISVSTSTAFAQNKLYSPIPLSNSTEITDSLSDKDIPTGQGGFARDYTVKLQKGDNLAVDLSSENFDSIITLLAPDGSTLAENDDGPDGTSNSLLFTRIVETGNYVIRVRSFGETGVGAFKLKVTKLQPIK; encoded by the coding sequence ATGAATAAAGTTTTTGCGGCGGGTTTAAAACAACTCATGATTATTCCTGCCACATTGCTGGCAATAAGTGTAAGTACAAGTACAGCTTTTGCTCAAAATAAGTTGTATAGTCCAATTCCTTTATCTAACAGTACTGAAATTACTGATAGCCTCTCAGATAAAGACATTCCCACAGGTCAAGGTGGGTTTGCTCGTGATTATACTGTGAAGTTACAAAAAGGCGATAATTTAGCAGTTGACCTGTCATCTGAAAACTTTGACAGCATCATCACACTGCTAGCACCTGATGGTTCGACTCTGGCAGAAAATGATGATGGCCCTGATGGTACTAGCAATTCCTTACTATTTACCCGCATCGTAGAGACAGGGAATTATGTTATTCGTGTCCGGTCTTTTGGAGAAACTGGGGTTGGGGCTTTTAAGCTCAAGGTGACAAAGCTACAACCGATTAAATGA
- the cobS gene encoding adenosylcobinamide-GDP ribazoletransferase, with protein sequence MTKQQQWWKKLLFKLAASIIFYTSIPFPYLNGLDFQGVARLASLVGLIIGGILGLLDTGMDYLGMPVLTRSALVVSIWIGITGGLHLDGAMDTADGLAVGAPDRRLEVMADSATGAFGAMAAIALVLLKITALTDMPENRCLLLMAACGWGRWGQQVAIARYPYLKPTGKGALHKQAIRSYKDLLPGLLLLLALSGLLVLIDKQQLFLALAMIIAGSAIAFLTGAWFNHKLGGHTGDTYGAVVEWTEALFLCVLTVF encoded by the coding sequence ATGACGAAACAGCAACAGTGGTGGAAAAAGCTGCTGTTTAAGCTGGCAGCTAGCATTATATTTTACACGAGTATTCCATTTCCGTATTTGAACGGATTGGACTTTCAGGGAGTGGCACGTCTTGCTTCGCTTGTAGGGTTGATAATTGGGGGAATTTTAGGGTTACTAGATACGGGAATGGATTATCTTGGTATGCCAGTGTTAACTCGTAGTGCTTTGGTAGTAAGTATTTGGATTGGTATAACTGGAGGACTGCACTTAGATGGGGCAATGGATACTGCTGATGGTTTAGCAGTGGGCGCTCCAGATCGGCGGCTGGAGGTGATGGCAGATAGTGCTACAGGTGCATTTGGGGCAATGGCTGCGATCGCCTTGGTGCTACTAAAAATCACAGCCTTAACAGATATGCCAGAAAATCGTTGTTTGTTGCTGATGGCTGCTTGTGGCTGGGGACGTTGGGGACAACAGGTAGCGATCGCGCGATATCCTTATTTGAAACCAACCGGCAAAGGTGCCCTTCACAAACAAGCCATTCGTTCTTACAAAGATTTGTTACCAGGATTATTATTGCTGTTGGCTTTGAGTGGTTTACTTGTGCTGATAGATAAACAGCAATTATTTCTAGCACTAGCAATGATAATTGCCGGAAGTGCGATCGCCTTTTTAACCGGTGCATGGTTCAACCACAAATTAGGCGGACACACCGGAGACACCTATGGCGCGGTCGTCGAGTGGACTGAAGCCTTATTTCTCTGCGTGCTAACCGTTTTTTAA
- the tgt gene encoding tRNA guanosine(34) transglycosylase Tgt has product MSANFSFECLACCSQTKARAGVFSTPHGVVETPRFMPVGTLANVKTITPAQLRDTGAQMVLSNTYHLHLQPGEAIVAGGGGLHKFMGWNGPMLTDSGGFQVFSLSEMRKITEEGVTFRSPHDGRIINLTPERSIEIQNTLGADVIMAFDECPPYPATRQEVETATERTYRWLERCITAHQRSEQALFGIVQGGVYLDLRCRAAEALAKLDLPGYAIGGVSVGEPPELMAEIVKVTAPLLPPEKPRYLMGVGTYREMAIAIASGIDLFDCVIPTRWARHGTAIVQGGRWNLKNAKFREDFTPLDETCPCYTCQNFSRAYVSHLVRSQEILAYTLLSIHNITELIRFTQKIREAILSDRFTTEFGHWLNEESRDEEWEVGIGD; this is encoded by the coding sequence ATGAGTGCGAATTTTTCCTTTGAATGTCTTGCTTGCTGTAGTCAGACAAAAGCTAGAGCCGGAGTGTTTTCCACTCCTCACGGGGTTGTAGAAACCCCCAGATTTATGCCAGTGGGAACGCTGGCAAATGTTAAAACTATTACCCCAGCCCAACTACGAGATACTGGGGCACAAATGGTCTTATCTAATACTTATCATCTTCACCTCCAACCAGGGGAAGCGATCGTGGCTGGGGGTGGTGGGTTGCACAAGTTTATGGGTTGGAATGGCCCAATGCTCACAGATTCCGGGGGATTTCAGGTTTTCAGCTTAAGTGAGATGCGAAAAATTACTGAAGAAGGTGTAACTTTCCGCTCACCCCATGATGGACGAATTATTAATTTGACACCAGAGCGCTCCATTGAAATTCAAAATACTTTAGGGGCAGATGTAATCATGGCTTTTGATGAGTGTCCGCCCTACCCAGCGACTCGTCAAGAGGTTGAAACTGCAACTGAGCGGACTTATCGTTGGTTAGAACGCTGTATAACGGCTCATCAACGCAGTGAACAGGCTTTGTTTGGGATTGTGCAGGGAGGCGTATATTTAGATTTACGTTGCCGTGCGGCTGAAGCTTTAGCTAAGTTGGATTTGCCGGGATATGCCATTGGTGGCGTGAGTGTAGGAGAACCACCAGAATTGATGGCTGAGATTGTAAAAGTGACAGCACCGCTTCTACCGCCTGAAAAGCCACGTTATTTGATGGGTGTGGGTACCTATCGGGAAATGGCGATCGCGATCGCATCTGGCATAGATTTATTTGATTGCGTAATTCCCACTCGCTGGGCGAGACATGGAACGGCAATAGTCCAGGGCGGACGCTGGAATTTAAAAAATGCTAAGTTTCGTGAAGATTTTACGCCATTAGATGAAACTTGTCCTTGCTACACGTGTCAAAATTTTAGTCGTGCTTATGTATCTCATTTAGTGCGATCGCAAGAAATTTTAGCTTATACCTTGTTGAGCATTCACAACATTACCGAGCTAATTCGCTTTACCCAAAAGATTAGAGAAGCAATATTAAGCGATCGTTTCACTACAGAATTTGGCCACTGGCTAAACGAAGAAAGTCGAGATGAGGAGTGGGAAGTGGGGATTGGGGACTAA
- a CDS encoding photosystem II reaction center protein K codes for MEAALLLAKLPEAYQIFDPLVDVLPVIPVFFLLLAFVWQAAVGFR; via the coding sequence ATGGAAGCAGCACTTTTATTAGCAAAACTGCCTGAAGCTTACCAAATCTTCGATCCTTTGGTAGACGTTCTCCCAGTCATCCCTGTATTCTTCTTGTTACTTGCTTTCGTTTGGCAAGCAGCCGTGGGATTTAGGTAA
- a CDS encoding 2Fe-2S iron-sulfur cluster-binding protein, giving the protein MGNIKFVKENKEVVAADGANLRLKAMQNDIDIYTFIGKMTNCGGNGQCGTCVVEIVEGLENLSPRTDVENRKFKKKPENYRLACQTLVNGSVSVVTKP; this is encoded by the coding sequence ATGGGTAATATCAAATTCGTTAAAGAGAATAAAGAAGTCGTGGCGGCAGATGGTGCAAATCTCCGACTCAAAGCCATGCAAAATGACATTGATATATATACATTTATTGGCAAAATGACCAATTGTGGTGGTAATGGTCAATGTGGCACTTGCGTTGTCGAGATAGTCGAAGGACTAGAAAATCTTTCTCCCCGCACAGATGTAGAAAATCGTAAATTCAAGAAAAAGCCGGAAAATTACCGTCTTGCCTGTCAAACTTTAGTGAATGGCTCAGTCAGTGTAGTCACAAAGCCTTAA
- the psbM gene encoding photosystem II reaction center protein PsbM, producing the protein MQVNDLGFVASILFVLVPTVFLLILYIQTASRQGGKDS; encoded by the coding sequence ATGCAAGTTAATGACCTGGGGTTCGTAGCGAGCATTTTGTTCGTATTAGTTCCCACTGTGTTTTTACTAATCCTGTACATCCAAACAGCTAGCCGCCAAGGTGGAAAAGATAGTTAA
- a CDS encoding universal stress protein — protein sequence MINKILLTVSGLGHAEEMLKTLREIPSIESAKVTILHVVQAQNTAATMTTKWENGGKILANAIQTLNLDPSQVSSILREGDPKDVVCQVADEIDADLIVMGSRGLKRLQSILSNSVSQYVFQLSSRPMLLVKDDIYVKRIKRIMVAIDNSDSAKNCLKLALFLLRDIQGGQLILANISTDLGGKKSEVTEVNSDKNPVLAAAVAEAQKQGIQSRCYISSGKPGEEICRLAEELNIDLLLLGSPDRRPSIAKSFVDIDRLIGSSLSDYVRVNATCPVLLARTIA from the coding sequence ATGATAAACAAAATTTTGCTGACTGTATCAGGATTGGGACACGCAGAAGAAATGCTCAAAACCCTGAGAGAAATCCCTTCAATTGAATCTGCGAAAGTTACAATTTTGCATGTTGTTCAGGCACAAAATACTGCTGCTACCATGACAACTAAATGGGAAAATGGTGGTAAAATTCTGGCTAATGCCATTCAAACTTTAAACTTAGATCCTAGCCAGGTTTCTTCAATTTTGCGCGAAGGCGATCCCAAAGATGTAGTTTGCCAAGTAGCTGATGAAATCGATGCTGACTTGATTGTTATGGGTTCACGCGGACTTAAGCGACTGCAATCTATTTTATCGAACTCAGTCAGTCAGTATGTTTTCCAGCTATCTTCTCGCCCCATGTTGCTGGTGAAAGATGACATTTATGTTAAAAGAATTAAGCGCATTATGGTGGCAATAGACAATTCTGATTCTGCAAAAAACTGCTTGAAATTGGCACTATTTTTACTGCGAGATATTCAGGGAGGCCAGTTAATTTTGGCAAATATTAGTACAGATTTAGGCGGTAAAAAATCAGAAGTAACCGAGGTTAACTCAGATAAAAATCCAGTTTTAGCAGCCGCAGTTGCAGAAGCTCAAAAACAGGGCATCCAATCTCGTTGTTATATCAGCAGTGGCAAACCTGGTGAAGAAATTTGTCGGTTGGCAGAGGAGTTGAATATAGACTTATTATTGCTCGGTTCTCCAGATCGTCGTCCATCCATCGCTAAGAGTTTTGTTGATATAGACAGACTCATCGGATCTTCCTTGTCCGACTATGTTCGCGTCAATGCCACTTGTCCAGTACTGTTGGCGCGGACGATCGCTTAA